Proteins encoded together in one Deinococcus hopiensis KR-140 window:
- a CDS encoding septum site-determining protein MinC, whose amino-acid sequence MKLRGTLGGMNLLLEPGDTAASVAQALELRAELLAVNVTLEVGGDTDPAALEVALEAVRAAGGTPGRVRAPRVTVAAPSAEQEEGSARTVILPHGVRAGFRGEYRGSVVILGDVNPGAEIVAGGDVIVMGALRGVVHAGFGGHADAIVWARPISSAQIRIGDAVARTPEGSSLSTMRKLDGHEGAEMARLQGGTIVIEAHR is encoded by the coding sequence ATGAAGCTTCGCGGCACGCTCGGCGGCATGAACCTCCTTCTCGAACCGGGCGACACGGCGGCCAGCGTGGCGCAGGCGCTGGAGCTCCGCGCCGAGTTGCTCGCCGTCAACGTGACGCTGGAGGTGGGGGGCGACACCGATCCGGCCGCCCTGGAAGTTGCGCTGGAGGCCGTTCGCGCCGCTGGAGGGACGCCGGGACGGGTCCGGGCGCCCCGCGTGACCGTCGCCGCTCCCAGCGCGGAGCAGGAGGAGGGCAGCGCCCGCACGGTGATCTTGCCCCACGGCGTCCGCGCAGGATTCCGGGGCGAGTACCGGGGCAGCGTGGTCATTCTGGGCGACGTGAACCCGGGCGCGGAGATCGTGGCGGGCGGCGACGTCATCGTGATGGGAGCGCTGCGGGGGGTGGTGCACGCGGGCTTTGGCGGCCACGCGGACGCCATCGTCTGGGCGCGGCCCATCTCCAGCGCCCAGATCCGAATCGGGGACGCTGTGGCCCGTACCCCTGAGGGCAGCAGCCTGAGCACCATGCGCAAGCTCGACGGCCATGAGGGCGCGGAAATGGCCCGGCTGCAGGGCGGCACCATCGTGATCGAAGCGCACCGCTGA
- a CDS encoding S1 RNA-binding domain-containing protein, whose translation MVQLDPGAVASGRVTRVTDFGAFIQFENGETGLVHISQIAHSFVRNIHDHVREGENVDVKVLGRDERGRLDLSIKELLEEPEEIPRPRAIGRQSPQFEAKLRSFMRDAKERTTGGGGGKKGPATSKRKK comes from the coding sequence TTGGTGCAGCTTGACCCCGGCGCGGTCGCCAGTGGCCGCGTCACGCGCGTAACGGATTTCGGCGCGTTTATCCAGTTCGAGAACGGTGAGACCGGCCTCGTGCACATCTCCCAGATTGCCCACTCCTTCGTGAGAAACATCCACGATCATGTCCGCGAGGGCGAGAATGTGGACGTGAAGGTGCTTGGCCGCGACGAGCGGGGCCGCCTCGACCTCTCCATCAAGGAGCTGCTCGAAGAACCCGAGGAGATCCCGCGTCCGCGCGCAATTGGCCGCCAGAGCCCCCAGTTCGAGGCCAAGCTGCGCTCATTCATGCGCGACGCCAAGGAGCGCACCACCGGTGGAGGCGGCGGCAAAAAAGGCCCAGCCACCTCCAAACGCAAGAAGTAG
- a CDS encoding FAD-binding dehydrogenase codes for MHTLDTDVIVVGAGLAGLTAAAEVADAGRRALLLDQEGEQNLGGQAHWSFGGLFLVDSPEQRRLGIRDSPELAWSDWENNAGFDRPEDHWPRQWARAYVEFAAGEKRAWLTNMGLRFFPAVGWAERGGQGAGGPGNSVPRFHITWGTGPGVVEPFERRVREHVAAGRITFHFRHCVRGLNITNGAVHGVYGAVLEPSDVGRGEASSRVVVGDFSLNAGAVIITSGGIGGNLDLVRRNWPTERLGPAPAFMVAGVPRHVDGELQGVVRDAGASLIHPDRMWHYTEGLRNWSPVWPGHGIRVLPGPSSLWLDPTGRRLPHPHYPGFDTLGALTHIGRQGYPYTWFVLNRSIIKKEFALSGSEQNPDLTGRDLRLTLRRASGRVQAPVQAFMDYGEDFVVRDTLPELADGMNALVGNGLLDPAVLERELRERDFQTLNPAGKDAQLALVRSARALITERLIRVAKPAPILDPADGPLIAVRMNVLTRKTLGGLETDLSGQVLRPGGRPIPGLYAAGEVAGFGGGGMHGYRSLEGTFLGGCLFSGRVAGRAAV; via the coding sequence ATGCACACCCTGGACACGGACGTGATCGTCGTGGGAGCGGGCCTGGCGGGCTTGACCGCCGCCGCTGAGGTGGCCGACGCCGGACGCCGCGCCCTGCTGCTCGATCAGGAAGGCGAGCAGAATCTGGGCGGACAGGCCCACTGGTCCTTTGGCGGCCTCTTTCTGGTGGATTCCCCCGAGCAGCGCCGCCTGGGCATCCGCGACTCACCCGAGCTGGCGTGGAGCGACTGGGAGAACAACGCGGGTTTTGACCGCCCCGAGGACCACTGGCCCCGGCAGTGGGCCCGCGCCTACGTGGAGTTCGCAGCGGGCGAGAAGCGCGCGTGGCTGACGAACATGGGCCTGCGTTTCTTTCCCGCTGTGGGCTGGGCTGAGCGCGGCGGCCAGGGCGCAGGCGGACCGGGCAACAGCGTACCGCGCTTTCACATCACCTGGGGTACCGGGCCGGGGGTGGTGGAGCCGTTCGAGCGCCGGGTGCGCGAGCACGTGGCCGCCGGACGCATCACCTTCCATTTTCGCCACTGCGTGCGTGGCCTGAACATCACGAACGGTGCCGTTCACGGCGTATACGGCGCCGTGCTTGAACCCTCGGACGTCGGCAGGGGCGAGGCGAGTTCCCGGGTGGTGGTGGGGGACTTCAGCCTGAACGCAGGCGCGGTGATCATTACCTCGGGCGGCATTGGGGGAAACCTCGACCTGGTGCGGCGCAACTGGCCCACGGAGCGGCTTGGGCCTGCCCCGGCCTTCATGGTGGCGGGCGTGCCCAGACACGTGGACGGCGAGTTGCAGGGCGTGGTACGCGATGCAGGCGCAAGCCTCATTCACCCGGACCGCATGTGGCACTACACAGAAGGGCTGCGCAACTGGAGCCCGGTCTGGCCGGGCCACGGCATCCGGGTGCTGCCCGGGCCGAGCAGCCTGTGGCTGGATCCCACTGGGCGGCGGCTGCCTCACCCGCACTATCCCGGCTTCGATACGCTGGGAGCGCTGACGCACATCGGGCGGCAAGGCTATCCGTACACGTGGTTTGTCCTCAACCGGTCGATCATCAAGAAGGAATTCGCCCTCTCCGGCAGCGAACAGAACCCGGACCTCACCGGCCGTGACCTCCGCCTGACGCTGCGGCGAGCCTCTGGGCGGGTACAGGCCCCAGTTCAGGCGTTTATGGACTACGGCGAGGATTTCGTGGTGCGCGACACCCTACCCGAACTGGCGGACGGAATGAACGCCCTTGTCGGCAATGGCCTGCTGGACCCCGCCGTTCTCGAGCGCGAACTCCGCGAACGGGACTTCCAGACCCTGAACCCTGCGGGCAAGGACGCACAGCTGGCCCTTGTCCGCAGCGCCCGGGCCCTGATCACCGAGCGCCTGATCCGAGTGGCCAAACCCGCGCCCATCCTCGATCCCGCGGATGGCCCGCTGATCGCCGTCCGTATGAACGTCCTGACCCGCAAAACGCTGGGTGGCCTGGAAACGGACCTGTCGGGGCAGGTGCTGCGTCCCGGCGGTCGGCCTATCCCCGGCCTGTACGCGGCGGGTGAGGTGGCGGGCTTCGGCGGCGGTGGGATGCACGGCTACCGCTCGCTGGAAGGCACCTTCCTGGGCGGCTGCCTTTTCAGCGGGCGGGTGGCGGGACGGGCAGCGGTATGA
- a CDS encoding S1C family serine protease codes for MKKNLSLLALTGTLALGVFAGVELSEHSSAQVATTAPAAATSTPAAAPAVNAFDSGRARTESEANTVQVVKDRQNGLVYVSVTEKAAASGDLSEMQKRLQDQFGFNMPLPEGQGDGGSVQQGTGSGFFVDDRGDIITNNHVVEGASEITIRLHGNKKTYKAKVIGRAPDFDLALIRAEGLPKGAVQPIPLGDSSQLDVGLKAVAMGAPFGLDFSVSEGIISSLERTVPIGNRGVSQSAIQTDAAINPGNSGGPLLNSAGQVIGVNTQILTGGSGQSAGVGFAIPVNTVKRLLPQLRAGGEVKAPTLGIRFLDLGGLTGEQRQKYGLPETGALVEQVVAGSPAAQAGLQGSATITDEPGSNGQDALKVGGDIITAVDGQPLSDGSDLPRTVIGKRLGDTLRLTVLRDGKAREVTVKLQPFAFPSGQN; via the coding sequence ATGAAGAAGAACCTCTCTCTGCTCGCCCTGACGGGCACCCTCGCCCTCGGGGTCTTTGCGGGCGTCGAGCTGTCCGAGCATTCCAGCGCCCAGGTGGCCACCACCGCTCCCGCCGCGGCCACGTCCACCCCGGCTGCCGCGCCCGCCGTCAACGCTTTTGACTCGGGCCGCGCCCGTACCGAGTCCGAGGCGAACACCGTGCAGGTGGTCAAGGACCGGCAGAACGGTCTGGTATACGTCAGCGTGACGGAAAAGGCCGCGGCGAGCGGTGACCTGTCCGAGATGCAGAAGCGGCTGCAAGACCAGTTCGGCTTCAATATGCCCCTGCCCGAAGGCCAGGGCGACGGCGGAAGCGTTCAGCAGGGCACCGGCAGCGGCTTTTTCGTGGACGACAGGGGCGACATCATCACCAACAACCATGTGGTGGAGGGAGCCAGCGAGATCACCATCCGCCTGCACGGCAACAAGAAGACCTACAAGGCCAAGGTCATCGGCCGCGCCCCCGACTTTGACCTCGCCCTCATCCGCGCGGAGGGGCTGCCCAAAGGCGCCGTCCAGCCCATCCCTCTGGGGGACTCGTCGCAACTCGACGTGGGGCTCAAGGCCGTGGCGATGGGGGCCCCTTTTGGCCTGGACTTCAGCGTGTCCGAGGGCATCATCAGCAGCCTGGAGCGCACGGTGCCCATCGGCAACAGGGGCGTGTCTCAGAGCGCCATCCAGACCGACGCGGCGATCAACCCCGGCAACTCCGGCGGTCCGCTGCTCAACAGCGCTGGACAGGTCATTGGCGTGAACACCCAAATTCTGACGGGCGGCAGTGGCCAGAGCGCGGGCGTGGGCTTCGCCATCCCCGTGAACACCGTCAAGAGGCTGCTGCCCCAGCTTCGGGCGGGTGGCGAGGTCAAGGCGCCCACGCTGGGCATCCGTTTCCTCGATCTGGGCGGCCTGACCGGCGAGCAGCGCCAGAAGTACGGGCTCCCCGAGACCGGCGCGCTCGTGGAGCAGGTGGTGGCGGGGAGCCCGGCCGCGCAGGCGGGGCTTCAGGGCAGCGCCACCATCACGGATGAGCCGGGCAGCAATGGTCAGGACGCCCTCAAGGTGGGCGGTGACATCATCACCGCCGTGGACGGCCAGCCGCTCAGCGATGGCAGTGACCTGCCCCGGACCGTGATCGGCAAGCGTCTGGGTGACACGCTGCGCCTGACCGTGCTGCGAGACGGCAAGGCGCGTGAGGTGACGGTCAAGCTGCAGCCGTTCGCGTTTCCGAGTGGGCAGAACTGA
- a CDS encoding cupin domain-containing protein — protein MTQPLNVISLAQKFALIGDHWNPRVVGELGDQYVKLAKFAGEFMWHHHEKEDELFLVVRGQMRMGLRDPDEREVIVGEGEILIVPRGVEHRPAAVGEEAWILMLEPKTTLNTGAERNERTREGLAWI, from the coding sequence GTGACCCAGCCCCTGAACGTCATTTCCCTCGCCCAGAAATTCGCCCTGATTGGAGACCACTGGAACCCGCGCGTCGTGGGCGAGCTGGGCGATCAGTACGTCAAGCTCGCCAAGTTTGCGGGCGAGTTCATGTGGCACCACCACGAGAAAGAGGACGAGCTCTTCCTCGTGGTGCGCGGGCAGATGCGCATGGGCCTGCGCGATCCCGACGAGCGGGAAGTGATTGTGGGCGAGGGCGAGATTCTGATCGTGCCCCGGGGGGTGGAGCACCGGCCCGCTGCCGTGGGAGAGGAAGCGTGGATTCTGATGCTGGAGCCCAAAACCACGCTCAACACGGGAGCGGAACGCAACGAACGGACGCGGGAGGGGTTGGCCTGGATATGA
- the nadA gene encoding quinolinate synthase NadA, with product MTGTRPVVPPAQIPHRDLLQLQVLPDENQIRADIERLRKEKNAVILAHNYQRPEVQGIADFVGDSLGLSRQAAKTDAEVIVFAGVHFMAETAAILNPQKVVLLPDLRAGCSLADTLTAQGVRDWKARNPGGLVVTYVNTTADVKAESDYCCTSGNAVQVVQSLPEDTPVLFAPDRFLAAHVIRETGRQMDVWDGACHVHEAIRPEDIQGQQAAYPGAELLIHPECGCSTRVLSAIPGLQLYSTEGMIHRAQASDAQTFIVVTETGMVTRLEKDVPGKTFVPVSRTACCEYMKMITLENIRDSLQNLQPRVTVPGAIRERALVPIERMLAIG from the coding sequence ATGACCGGTACTCGCCCCGTCGTCCCCCCCGCCCAGATTCCGCACCGGGACCTGTTGCAACTGCAAGTTCTGCCCGACGAGAACCAAATCCGCGCCGATATTGAACGGTTGCGGAAGGAAAAAAACGCCGTCATCCTCGCCCACAACTACCAACGGCCTGAGGTCCAGGGAATTGCCGATTTCGTGGGCGACTCGCTGGGGCTGTCGCGTCAGGCGGCCAAGACGGACGCCGAAGTGATTGTGTTCGCCGGGGTGCATTTCATGGCCGAGACGGCGGCAATCCTCAATCCGCAGAAAGTGGTGCTGCTGCCGGACCTCCGCGCGGGCTGCTCGCTGGCCGATACGTTAACGGCCCAGGGCGTCCGCGACTGGAAGGCCCGCAACCCTGGCGGTCTGGTGGTCACCTACGTGAACACCACCGCCGACGTGAAGGCCGAGTCGGACTACTGCTGCACGAGCGGAAACGCGGTGCAGGTGGTTCAGAGCCTGCCGGAGGACACCCCGGTCCTGTTCGCGCCGGACCGCTTCCTCGCCGCGCATGTCATCCGCGAAACCGGACGGCAGATGGACGTGTGGGACGGAGCCTGCCACGTCCACGAGGCCATCCGCCCCGAGGACATCCAGGGCCAGCAGGCGGCGTATCCCGGCGCCGAACTGCTCATTCACCCCGAATGCGGCTGCTCCACCCGGGTGCTGTCGGCCATTCCCGGGTTGCAGCTCTATTCGACGGAAGGCATGATTCACCGCGCCCAGGCGAGCGACGCGCAGACCTTTATCGTTGTGACGGAGACGGGGATGGTCACCCGCCTCGAAAAGGACGTTCCCGGCAAGACCTTCGTGCCTGTCAGCCGCACCGCCTGCTGCGAGTACATGAAGATGATCACGCTGGAAAACATCCGGGACAGCCTCCAGAACCTTCAGCCGCGCGTGACGGTGCCGGGAGCCATCCGCGAGCGGGCGCTGGTGCCCATCGAGCGGATGCTGGCGATTGGCTGA